The following proteins are encoded in a genomic region of Ictalurus furcatus strain D&B chromosome 6, Billie_1.0, whole genome shotgun sequence:
- the LOC128608705 gene encoding TLR adapter interacting with SLC15A4 on the lysosome, whose amino-acid sequence MLCESRLWHMIFCSDFECVDPPTSHSVNAPKSPPLANNLSAQIEVPVHCSPSNSSQELQSPDFQSVSVAPLDCRNLSPGVGIPGRAPSPGTEAFLVPSSCHSICQHYNDLYIAGGQVLPLSPGVGNLEGNSSQDPHPGPFLLSRDVPPPSLLPPLLPEYRSSRRWREGSVRERLSLLQDGRPLSNSELNGYLEQKLLELYTEYLTEGPIMASELEQITLQLSREHKLETGQVKDMLLSCLLRATSSQQSSEFSTPVLQISTQTK is encoded by the coding sequence aTGCTGTGTGAAAGTAGGTTGTGGCATATGATTTTTTGTTCTGATTTTGAGTGTGTGGATCCTCCCACTAGCCACTCAGTCAATGCTCCTAAATCTCCTCCTCTGGCCAACAACCTGTCAGCACAAATTGAAGTCCCAGTCCACTGCTCTCCCAGCAACTCTTCTCAAGAGCTCCAGTCCCCAGACTTTCAGTCTGTTTCTGTAGCACCCCTGGATTGCCGAAATCTGTCTCCAGGCGTCGGCATCCCTGGTCGAGCACCATCTCCAGGAACAGAGGCCTTCCTAGTGCCCTCCAGTTGCCACAGCATTTGCCAGCATTACAATGATCTATACATTGCTGGAGGCCAGGTGCTGCCTCTCAGTCCTGGTGTAGGCAATCTAGAAGGCAATTCCTCACAGGACCCCCACCCTGGGCCCTTCCTGCTTTCCAGAGATGttcctcctccctcccttcttcctcctctgctCCCTGAATACAGGAGTTCCAGACGCTGGAGAGAGGGCAGTGTGCGTGAACGTCTCTctctgctgcaggatggtcgtCCGCTTTCTAACTCAGAGCTGAATGGCTACCTGGAACAGAAGCTGCTGGAGCTGTACACAGAGTACCTTACTGAGGGCCCTATCATGGCGTCTGAGCTAGAGCAGATCACTCTACAGCTGAGCCGAGAGCACAAGCTGGAGACAGGGCAGGTCAAAGACATGCTTCTCAGCTGCCTGCTGAGAGCCACCAGCAGCCAGCAGTCCAGTGAGTTCAGTACACCAGTGCTGCAGATCTCCACCCAGACAAAGTGA
- the LOC128609357 gene encoding uncharacterized protein C13orf42, with the protein MFKKINAVFRPSRDHSAREDYHSACTVKLVRSASMLAVGERNRAHRDSTLKRSASAISVQSSTALYYYHSREERVWFYSQNQECLEYLQELVALRRRYTKSVSDLKQGERRAQTSSKKKHAPQPPQHINPQPSAPPIPSEEDTLQFFDAVIASCDSERTRKPHVDDGHADVDFIVATSTSQHDLHSNWVLRDPRRIATDESRLKRAELGSDESAWRKAAGGTTSSLRQLQRNPIHLPKVVESALQSLRFKPKLKKKD; encoded by the exons ATGTTCAAGAAAATCAACGCGGTTTTCCGGCCGAGCCGCGACCACAGCGCGCGGGAGGACTACCACAGCGCGTGCACGGTGAAGCTCGTGCGCAGCGCCTCCATGCTCGCAGTGGGAGAGAGGAATCGCGCGCACAGGGACTCGACGCTGAAGCGAAGCGCAAGCGCGATCAGTGTTCAGTCCAGCACCGCGCTCTACTATTACCACAGCCGCGAGGAGCGCGTGTGGTTCTACTCCCAAAACCAGGAATGTCTAGAGTACCTGCAGGAGCTGGTCGCGCTCAGGAGACGTTACACCAAGAGCGTCAGTGACCTGAAACAAGGAGAACGGCGAGCGCAAACCTCGAGCAAGAAGAAGCATGCACCCCAACCTCCACAG CATATAAATCCTCAACCATCTGCCCCACCAATCCCCAGCGAAGAGGACACACTGCAGTTTTTTGATGCTGTTATTGCCAGCTGTGACTCAGAGCGCACAAGAAAACCACATGTGGATGATGGCCATGCAGATGTAGACTTTATTG TGGCGACCAGTACGAGTCAGCACGACCTCCATTCTAACTGGGTGCTGCGAGACCCACGGCGGATAGCCACAGACGAGTCTCGGCTGAAGAGGGCAGAGCTGGGGTCAGATGAAAGTGCTTGGAGGAAGGCGGCAGGTGGGACCACAAGCAGTTTGAGACAGCTGCAGAGAAACCCCATTCACCTACCCAAAGTGGTGGAGAGTGCCTTGCAGAGCCTGCGCTTCAAGCCCAAGCTTAAGAAGAAAGATTAG
- the rnaseh2b gene encoding ribonuclease H2 subunit B isoform X2 yields the protein MTTKKKRSAHTSNDSWVVIAADSALDKTKLDDGDPTFIRLRNPATGAASQYLFSRGDARLYEVKAFVEDFHSWFIDQTVQRDGRLLYVTPMDPLFLLLPYLQSGAVEGKFQPLQQIVMDEDYPGCTRLLKCTQALDTLQHVADEKVVGSQKFHRYSQEKTMDWLKKKVLNTVSALKKSNISVGGGVKSTTYVRVKQETDVTEEDYLRYAHGLISEYISEDLSKDLHKHLQLPEISSPKEVEPPSKPPKKMTAAQKTLAKVDKTGMKSMSSFFSPKVKQEMK from the exons ATTCTGCCCTGGACAAGACAAAACTAGATGATGGTGACCCAACATTCATCAGACTCAGAAACCCAGCTACAG GTGCTGCTTCACAATACCTGTTCAGTAGAGGAGATGCGCGGCTTTATGAGGTGAAGGCATTTGTTGAAGATTTCCACTCTTGGTTTATCGACCAAACAGTCCAAAGAG ATGGCAGACTGCTGTATGTGACTCCTATGGACCCACTGTTCTTGTTGTTGCCTTACCTACAGAGCGGTGCAGTGGAG GGGAAGTTTCAACCACTGCAGCAGATAGTCATGGATGAGGATTACCCGGGGTGCACAAGATTGTTGAAATGCACACAGGCTCTGGacacacttcagcatgtggcaGATGAGAAAG TTGTGGGCAGTCAGAAATTCCACAGATATAGCCAAGAGAAGACCATGGACTGGCTGAAGAAAAAG GTTTTGAACACAGTGAGTGCACTTAAAAAGAGCAACATTTCTGTAGGTGGAGGCGTGAAGTCCACCACTTATGTGCGAGTTAAACAGGAGACAGATGTGACTGAAG AAGATTATTTGCGTTACGCTCACGGACTCATCTCGGAATACATCAGTGAAGATCTGAGCAAAGACCTGCACAAGCATCTGCA GTTACCTGAAATATCCAGCCCTAAAGAGGTGGAGCCTCCTTCCAAG CCCCCTAAGAAGATGACAGCTGCTCAGAAGACACTTGCTAAAGTGGACAAAACTGGCATGAAGAGCATGTCTTCATTCTTTAGCCCTAAAGTCAAGCAGGAAAtgaagtga
- the rnaseh2b gene encoding ribonuclease H2 subunit B isoform X1 codes for MTTKKKRSAHTSNDSWVVIAADSALDKTKLDDGDPTFIRLRNPATGAASQYLFSRGDARLYEVKAFVEDFHSWFIDQTVQRDGRLLYVTPMDPLFLLLPYLQSGAVEGKFQPLQQIVMDEDYPGCTRLLKCTQALDTLQHVADEKVVGSQKFHRYSQEKTMDWLKKKVLNTVSALKKSNISVGGGVKSTTYVRVKQETDVTEEDYLRYAHGLISEYISEDLSKDLHKHLQLPEISSPKEVEPPSKKRKLSDKPVEAGEDYTKFNSADFARKPPKKMTAAQKTLAKVDKTGMKSMSSFFSPKVKQEMK; via the exons ATTCTGCCCTGGACAAGACAAAACTAGATGATGGTGACCCAACATTCATCAGACTCAGAAACCCAGCTACAG GTGCTGCTTCACAATACCTGTTCAGTAGAGGAGATGCGCGGCTTTATGAGGTGAAGGCATTTGTTGAAGATTTCCACTCTTGGTTTATCGACCAAACAGTCCAAAGAG ATGGCAGACTGCTGTATGTGACTCCTATGGACCCACTGTTCTTGTTGTTGCCTTACCTACAGAGCGGTGCAGTGGAG GGGAAGTTTCAACCACTGCAGCAGATAGTCATGGATGAGGATTACCCGGGGTGCACAAGATTGTTGAAATGCACACAGGCTCTGGacacacttcagcatgtggcaGATGAGAAAG TTGTGGGCAGTCAGAAATTCCACAGATATAGCCAAGAGAAGACCATGGACTGGCTGAAGAAAAAG GTTTTGAACACAGTGAGTGCACTTAAAAAGAGCAACATTTCTGTAGGTGGAGGCGTGAAGTCCACCACTTATGTGCGAGTTAAACAGGAGACAGATGTGACTGAAG AAGATTATTTGCGTTACGCTCACGGACTCATCTCGGAATACATCAGTGAAGATCTGAGCAAAGACCTGCACAAGCATCTGCA GTTACCTGAAATATCCAGCCCTAAAGAGGTGGAGCCTCCTTCCAAG AAAAGGAAATTGTCAGATAAACCAGTGGAGGCAGGGGAGGACTACACCAAGTTCAACAGTGCTGACTTTGCCCGAAAA CCCCCTAAGAAGATGACAGCTGCTCAGAAGACACTTGCTAAAGTGGACAAAACTGGCATGAAGAGCATGTCTTCATTCTTTAGCCCTAAAGTCAAGCAGGAAAtgaagtga